The Clostridium sp. AWRP genome has a window encoding:
- the secF gene encoding protein translocase subunit SecF yields the protein MYKIIEKRKIWFTISLIVIAIGIFTMATKGLEYGLDFKGGTVVEINVGQDFNKQDVDNIVKKYSSEFQSNKSDNKSISIKSATLTNSDVSNIVKAVKAKYKKSSLTNQENIGAVMGKETRTKALQAVIVAIIAMFIYIGIRFELSFGIAAIISLTHNVLVMLSVYAVLRVSIDSNFIAAALTVIGYSVHDTIVVFDRIRENQKYMRGQEPIVVADASVTQTLARSINTVLTVVITLTSVYVLVPSVRIFSEPILIGIITGCYSSICIASPCWVIIKKHMLRNKKKLHTVSE from the coding sequence ATGTATAAAATTATTGAGAAAAGAAAAATATGGTTTACTATATCCCTTATAGTCATTGCTATTGGAATATTTACTATGGCTACTAAAGGTCTTGAATATGGATTAGATTTTAAAGGTGGTACTGTAGTTGAAATAAATGTGGGTCAGGATTTTAATAAGCAGGATGTAGATAATATAGTAAAAAAATATTCCAGTGAGTTTCAATCCAATAAATCAGATAATAAATCTATATCTATAAAGTCTGCTACTTTAACTAATAGTGATGTTAGTAATATTGTGAAAGCTGTAAAGGCAAAGTATAAAAAGAGCAGCTTGACGAATCAAGAAAATATAGGTGCAGTTATGGGAAAAGAAACAAGGACCAAAGCTCTGCAAGCTGTTATAGTGGCAATTATAGCTATGTTTATATATATAGGTATAAGATTTGAATTAAGCTTTGGTATAGCTGCTATTATATCCTTAACTCACAACGTTCTTGTAATGCTTTCTGTATATGCGGTACTTAGAGTTTCCATAGACTCTAACTTTATAGCAGCAGCTCTTACGGTTATAGGTTATTCTGTTCATGATACTATAGTTGTTTTTGATAGAATAAGAGAAAATCAAAAATATATGAGAGGACAGGAACCTATAGTTGTTGCAGATGCCAGCGTAACTCAGACATTGGCAAGATCTATAAATACAGTATTGACTGTTGTAATAACATTGACATCAGTATATGTTTTAGTGCCTTCTGTAAGAATTTTCTCAGAACCGATACTTATAGGAATAATTACAGGATGCTATTCTTCCATATGTATAGCTAGTCCGTGCTGGGTAATTATAAAGAAACATATGCTTCGAAATAAAAAAAAGTTGCATACAGTAAGTGAATAA
- the secD gene encoding protein translocase subunit SecD, with protein sequence MKSKAKSTVVFFLCVILIGFLAYTGAYGVTFGGYKLKPFSQVINKGLDLQGGVSVLEEIQSKNVDQDTVNRTVDMISQRVNKLGVSETTTVREGKDRIRIDIPGKFDAKEVVDGVAKTGDLKFVGPDNKTILTGKDVKNATASIDPQNGNQGAINLELNQSGAQKFADATQKFMGQVISIYLDKDKLSDPRVDAHITDGRAIISGHMTMKEAQTKANLIKSGALPVTVKPVQVKTVGASLGANALPLSILAGKIGIGLVMIFMLLYYRLPGLVADIALVLYVYIVLAAFANVNVTLTLAGIAAFLLTVGMAVDANILIFERTKEELKSGKSIRASVDAGFRRAMTSILDSNITTIISGCVLYNIGTGSVKGFALTLIIGTVLSMFTAVTVTRTLMKLLANMGWFNHKETIGTFGVHDFRKGVVK encoded by the coding sequence ATGAAATCTAAGGCGAAAAGTACCGTAGTTTTCTTTCTATGCGTAATTTTAATAGGCTTTTTAGCTTATACGGGAGCATATGGAGTAACTTTTGGTGGATATAAATTAAAGCCATTTAGCCAAGTAATAAACAAGGGACTTGACCTTCAAGGTGGAGTTTCTGTACTTGAAGAAATACAGTCTAAAAATGTAGATCAAGACACTGTAAATAGAACTGTAGATATGATCTCACAAAGGGTTAATAAGTTAGGAGTAAGTGAAACTACGACTGTAAGAGAAGGAAAAGACAGGATAAGAATTGATATACCTGGAAAATTCGATGCAAAAGAAGTAGTAGATGGTGTAGCAAAAACTGGTGATCTTAAGTTTGTTGGACCAGACAACAAAACTATACTTACAGGTAAGGACGTGAAAAATGCTACGGCTTCTATTGACCCTCAAAATGGTAACCAGGGTGCAATAAACTTGGAGTTAAATCAATCAGGTGCTCAGAAGTTTGCAGATGCCACTCAAAAATTTATGGGGCAAGTAATTAGCATATATTTAGATAAAGATAAATTGTCAGATCCGAGAGTAGATGCACATATAACTGATGGTAGAGCTATTATAAGCGGTCATATGACCATGAAAGAGGCTCAAACAAAGGCAAATTTGATAAAGTCAGGTGCACTTCCAGTTACGGTAAAACCAGTACAGGTTAAAACTGTAGGAGCTTCTCTTGGTGCTAATGCACTTCCACTTAGTATATTAGCAGGTAAAATAGGTATAGGGCTAGTAATGATATTTATGCTTTTATATTATAGATTACCTGGACTTGTTGCAGATATAGCACTTGTGCTATATGTATATATAGTTTTAGCAGCTTTTGCCAATGTAAATGTAACTTTGACATTAGCTGGTATCGCAGCGTTTTTGTTAACAGTAGGTATGGCAGTAGATGCCAATATACTCATATTTGAGAGAACTAAGGAGGAGCTTAAAAGTGGTAAATCCATTAGGGCTTCTGTAGATGCGGGATTTAGAAGGGCCATGACGTCAATACTGGATTCAAATATAACTACTATTATTTCAGGATGTGTCCTTTATAATATTGGTACAGGTTCCGTAAAAGGATTTGCACTTACTCTTATTATAGGTACGGTTTTAAGTATGTTCACAGCTGTAACGGTAACAAGAACACTTATGAAGTTATTAGCTAATATGGGCTGGTTTAATCATAAGGAAACTATTGGTACCTTTGGTGTACATGACTTTAGAAAGGGGGTAGTAAAGTAA
- the scfB gene encoding thioether cross-link-forming SCIFF peptide maturase, with product MANIHKFVQGGYRYVIDVNSGTLHEIDELVYDILDDEGLPELEKVVELLKDKYKREEVVEAYGEIQQLVKKEMLYSKDLYEGIAKKHESEPSFIKALCLNIAHDCNLRCKYCFADEGEYKGRRKLMSAEIGKKAIDFVIEKSGPRKNIEVDLFGGEPLMAFDAVKEIVEYAKKQEKLHNKNIRFTMTTNATLLNDDIMDYLDKNMGNIVLSIDGRKEVNDKVRVRIDGSGSFDSILPKIKKMVKMRDKSKQYYARGTFTRNNTDFFEDIKYLADQGFDEISVEPVVLPEDDPLSLREEDLPVIYKQYDKLYDEMIRRNKEGGKFKFYHFNIDITGGPCVYKRISGCGAGHEYVAITPDGDIYPCHQFVGNEAFKMGNLSDIDNLRQDISKQFKAAHIYNKPECKKCWARFYCSGGCQANNYNFNKDMNIPYSLGCKMQKKRIECAIALKSRILKK from the coding sequence TTGGCTAATATTCATAAATTTGTCCAGGGTGGATATAGATATGTTATAGATGTAAACTCTGGTACACTTCATGAAATTGATGAACTAGTATATGATATTTTAGATGATGAAGGACTGCCAGAACTTGAAAAAGTGGTAGAACTTCTTAAAGATAAATATAAAAGAGAAGAAGTTGTGGAGGCTTATGGTGAGATACAACAGCTAGTTAAAAAAGAAATGTTGTATTCTAAAGATTTATATGAAGGAATTGCAAAAAAGCATGAAAGTGAACCTTCATTTATAAAGGCATTATGCCTTAATATTGCCCATGATTGCAATTTGAGATGCAAATATTGTTTTGCAGATGAAGGTGAGTACAAAGGACGAAGAAAACTCATGTCTGCAGAAATAGGAAAAAAGGCCATTGATTTTGTCATAGAAAAGTCAGGACCTAGAAAAAATATAGAGGTTGATTTGTTTGGTGGTGAACCACTTATGGCCTTTGATGCAGTAAAGGAAATTGTAGAGTATGCTAAGAAGCAGGAAAAGCTGCACAATAAAAATATAAGATTTACAATGACTACCAATGCTACCCTGTTAAACGATGATATAATGGATTATCTTGATAAAAACATGGGAAATATAGTACTCAGTATTGATGGAAGAAAAGAAGTAAATGACAAGGTAAGAGTTAGAATTGATGGAAGTGGAAGTTTTGATTCCATACTGCCTAAAATAAAAAAGATGGTAAAAATGAGGGACAAATCTAAACAATATTATGCAAGAGGTACTTTTACTAGAAACAATACCGATTTTTTTGAAGATATAAAATATCTTGCAGATCAGGGATTTGATGAAATATCTGTAGAGCCTGTTGTACTTCCAGAGGATGATCCATTGTCTCTTAGAGAAGAAGACCTTCCGGTTATTTATAAACAATATGATAAATTGTATGATGAAATGATTAGAAGAAACAAGGAAGGAGGAAAGTTTAAATTTTACCATTTTAATATAGACATTACAGGTGGTCCCTGTGTATATAAAAGAATATCAGGATGTGGGGCAGGACATGAGTATGTGGCTATAACACCAGATGGAGATATATATCCCTGTCATCAATTTGTAGGTAATGAAGCTTTTAAGATGGGAAATCTGAGTGATATTGATAACTTAAGGCAGGATATTTCTAAACAATTTAAAGCTGCCCATATATATAATAAACCTGAATGTAAGAAATGTTGGGCAAGATTTTACTGCAGCGGCGGATGTCAGGCTAATAATTATAATTTTAATAAGGACATGAACATACCTTACAGTCTTGGATGCAAAATGCAGAAAAAGAGAATTGAGTGTGCCATTGCACTTAAAAGTAGAATTTTGAAAAAATAG
- the scfA gene encoding six-cysteine ranthipeptide SCIFF: protein MKHIKTINNANIKESLKKPGCKECANSCQSACKTSCTVANLACEN, encoded by the coding sequence ATGAAGCATATAAAAACTATAAATAATGCTAATATAAAAGAAAGTTTAAAAAAACCAGGATGTAAGGAATGTGCTAATTCATGCCAATCAGCATGTAAAACTTCTTGCACAGTTGCCAATTTAGCTTGTGAAAACTAA
- a CDS encoding TIGR04086 family membrane protein has translation MEKGSNYLPAVEGVLRGFIITVVLLLIFAVIMTFIDIGSRGRYIFYVITNILSIMYGVIYAVRRIGKKGWLVGIGVTLLYLFILYVVSVVSGNSAAISSYGVKRLLLDLIVGALSGMIAINL, from the coding sequence TTGGAAAAAGGTAGTAATTACCTTCCTGCAGTGGAAGGAGTTCTTAGAGGTTTTATAATTACAGTTGTTTTACTTTTAATTTTTGCAGTTATAATGACTTTTATAGATATAGGTTCAAGAGGAAGATACATATTTTACGTGATTACAAACATACTTAGCATAATGTATGGAGTTATTTATGCAGTGCGAAGAATAGGTAAAAAAGGATGGCTTGTAGGTATTGGAGTAACTCTTTTATATTTGTTTATACTGTATGTAGTTTCTGTAGTTTCTGGAAACTCTGCGGCTATAAGTTCCTATGGAGTAAAACGATTGCTGCTTGACCTTATAGTAGGAGCTTTATCAGGTATGATCGCAATTAACTTATAA
- the yajC gene encoding preprotein translocase subunit YajC produces the protein MDSLVRLAPLLFIVVIFYLLIFLPESKRKKKYNAMLESLKVNDEVMTKGGIIGKVVNIQDRNITIQTGPDRVRIKLDKTGVLNILSEPKSQENSSKKIEEKKEEKKEV, from the coding sequence TTGGATTCATTGGTTAGATTAGCACCACTTTTATTTATAGTAGTAATCTTTTATTTACTTATATTTCTACCAGAAAGCAAAAGAAAAAAGAAATATAATGCAATGCTTGAGAGTCTTAAGGTTAATGATGAAGTTATGACTAAAGGTGGCATAATAGGAAAAGTTGTAAATATCCAGGACAGAAATATAACTATTCAAACAGGACCAGATAGAGTTAGGATAAAATTAGATAAGACAGGAGTACTAAATATTTTATCTGAACCTAAAAGTCAAGAAAATTCTTCTAAGAAAATAGAGGAAAAAAAGGAAGAAAAAAAAGAAGTTTAA
- the tgt gene encoding tRNA guanosine(34) transglycosylase Tgt — protein sequence MYKLLKKQGSARRGEFTTPHGVVQTPVFMNVGTLAAIKGAVSTCDLKEIGCQVELSNTYHLSLRPGDKIIRKLGGLHKFMNWDRPILTDSGGFQVFSLSKIRKIKEEGVYFNSHIDGSKIFMGPEESMQIQSNLASTVAMAFDECIENPSPKDYVQRSVERTTRWLKRCKVEMDRLNSLSDTINNKQMLFGINQGGVYDDIRIEHAKIISEMNLDGYAIGGLAVGETHEEMYRIIEKVVPHLPQDKPIYLMGVGTPENILEAVERGVDFFDCVLPARNGRHSHVFTSEGEINLLNAKYQLDDSPIDKGCQCPTCKNYTRAYIRHLFKAKEMLAMRLCVLHNLYFYNNLMKEIRDSIDGDYFPKYKKEKLEQWNQ from the coding sequence ATGTATAAATTACTAAAAAAACAGGGAAGTGCTAGAAGAGGTGAATTTACTACACCTCACGGAGTAGTTCAAACTCCAGTTTTTATGAATGTAGGTACCTTAGCAGCTATAAAAGGAGCAGTTTCTACCTGTGATTTAAAAGAAATTGGATGTCAGGTGGAACTTTCAAATACTTATCATTTAAGTTTGAGACCTGGAGATAAGATCATAAGAAAACTTGGTGGATTACATAAATTTATGAATTGGGATAGACCTATTTTAACTGATTCTGGAGGATTTCAAGTATTTTCTCTGTCAAAGATTAGAAAGATAAAAGAAGAGGGAGTATATTTTAATTCGCACATAGATGGAAGCAAAATATTTATGGGACCTGAAGAGAGTATGCAAATTCAAAGTAATTTGGCATCCACTGTAGCTATGGCTTTTGACGAGTGCATAGAAAACCCGTCTCCCAAAGATTATGTTCAACGTTCTGTTGAAAGAACCACAAGATGGCTCAAAAGATGTAAAGTTGAAATGGATAGATTGAATTCTTTATCAGATACTATAAATAATAAGCAGATGCTATTTGGAATAAACCAAGGTGGTGTCTACGACGATATAAGAATAGAGCATGCTAAAATAATAAGCGAAATGAATTTAGATGGATATGCTATTGGAGGGTTAGCTGTAGGGGAAACTCACGAGGAAATGTATAGAATTATAGAAAAAGTAGTTCCTCATCTTCCACAGGATAAGCCTATATATTTGATGGGAGTTGGAACTCCAGAAAATATACTTGAAGCAGTAGAAAGAGGAGTAGATTTCTTTGATTGCGTACTTCCTGCTAGGAATGGAAGACATTCCCATGTATTTACATCAGAAGGAGAAATAAATCTTTTGAATGCCAAATATCAGCTGGATGATTCCCCTATTGACAAAGGATGCCAGTGTCCTACTTGTAAAAATTACACTAGGGCATACATAAGACATTTGTTTAAGGCAAAAGAAATGCTTGCTATGAGGTTATGTGTGCTTCATAATTTGTATTTTTATAATAATTTAATGAAAGAAATAAGGGATTCCATTGATGGAGACTATTTCCCTAAATATAAAAAGGAAAAGCTTGAACAATGGAATCAATAA
- the queA gene encoding tRNA preQ1(34) S-adenosylmethionine ribosyltransferase-isomerase QueA, producing the protein MKVTDFDFYLPEELIAQHPLMQRDEARLMVLDKKTGDIEHKVFKDILDYLNPGDCLVLNDTRVLPARLIGAKEGSGGKMEILLLKRNEDDTWETLVKPGKRAKVGSRFDFGDGELKAEIVSVKEDGNRIVKFEYEGIFEEVLDRLGQMPLPPYIKEKLEDKEMYQTVYSKEEGSAAAPTAGLHFTEELLKKIEDKGVKLAFLTLHVGLGTFRPVKVENIEEHNMHSEYYCMTKETADMINETREKGGSIIAVGTTSCRTLETIGDENGRVRNQSGWTDIFIYPGYKYKVVDKLITNFHLPESTLIMLVSALCGREKILNAYNCAVKEKYRFFSFGDAMFLK; encoded by the coding sequence TTGAAAGTTACAGATTTTGATTTTTATTTACCAGAGGAATTAATTGCACAACATCCTTTAATGCAGAGGGATGAAGCAAGGCTTATGGTGCTTGATAAAAAAACTGGTGATATAGAGCATAAGGTATTTAAAGATATATTAGATTATTTGAATCCAGGGGACTGTCTTGTATTAAACGATACTAGAGTTTTGCCAGCAAGACTTATAGGTGCAAAAGAAGGCAGCGGTGGTAAAATGGAAATTTTACTTCTAAAGAGAAATGAAGATGACACCTGGGAAACTTTAGTTAAGCCTGGAAAAAGAGCTAAGGTAGGAAGTAGATTTGACTTCGGAGACGGGGAACTTAAAGCAGAAATAGTTTCAGTAAAAGAAGATGGAAATCGAATTGTTAAATTTGAATATGAAGGAATATTTGAAGAAGTACTTGATAGACTTGGTCAAATGCCTCTGCCCCCATATATAAAAGAAAAATTAGAGGATAAGGAAATGTATCAGACAGTGTATTCTAAGGAAGAAGGTTCTGCAGCAGCCCCTACAGCAGGTCTTCATTTTACCGAGGAACTGCTGAAAAAAATAGAGGATAAAGGGGTAAAACTTGCGTTCTTAACTTTACATGTTGGACTTGGAACTTTTAGACCTGTAAAGGTTGAAAATATAGAAGAACATAATATGCATTCAGAATACTACTGCATGACGAAAGAAACCGCAGATATGATAAATGAAACTAGAGAAAAAGGAGGAAGTATAATTGCAGTGGGCACTACTTCCTGCAGAACACTTGAAACCATTGGAGATGAAAATGGAAGAGTTAGGAATCAATCTGGTTGGACGGATATATTTATATATCCTGGATATAAATATAAAGTGGTAGATAAACTTATAACAAATTTTCATTTGCCCGAGTCGACACTTATAATGCTTGTAAGTGCGCTTTGTGGAAGAGAAAAAATACTAAATGCATATAACTGTGCAGTTAAAGAAAAATATAGATTTTTTAGCTTTGGAGATGCTATGTTCTTGAAATAG
- the ruvB gene encoding Holliday junction branch migration DNA helicase RuvB, whose protein sequence is MEDRIVTPLNIKEDTENEYSLRPKRLNEYIGQKKVKDKLKIFIEAARNRKEALDHVLLYGPPGLGKTTLANIIAVEMGGNLKITSGPAIERAGDLAAILTSLNDMDVLFIDEIHRLNRSVEEILYPAMEDYALDIVIGKGAAAKSIRLDLPKFTLIGATTRVGLLTAPLRDRFGVLCPMEFYGEDELSEIIVRSAEILKVKIEMDAAFEIGKRSRGTPRIANRLLKRVRDYSEVKGNGVIDVRTSQAALEMMEVDNEGFDSIDNKILKAIIDNFNGGPVGVETLAYFIGEELDTIQDVYEPYLLQKGFIIRTPRGRVASDSAYRHFNRKRSTNSKKNFNQSSLFDDKM, encoded by the coding sequence ATGGAAGATAGAATAGTTACCCCCCTTAACATTAAAGAGGATACAGAAAATGAGTATAGTTTGAGACCTAAGAGACTCAATGAATATATAGGGCAGAAAAAGGTAAAGGATAAACTAAAGATATTTATAGAGGCTGCTAGAAACAGGAAGGAAGCACTAGATCATGTACTTCTTTATGGGCCACCAGGTCTTGGAAAAACTACTCTTGCTAATATAATTGCTGTAGAAATGGGAGGAAACCTAAAAATTACTTCGGGACCAGCTATAGAAAGAGCAGGAGATCTGGCTGCGATACTTACCAGTTTAAATGATATGGATGTGCTTTTTATAGATGAAATACACAGGTTAAATAGAAGTGTAGAGGAAATATTATATCCTGCTATGGAGGATTATGCACTAGATATAGTTATAGGAAAAGGGGCTGCAGCAAAGTCTATAAGATTGGATCTACCTAAATTTACTTTAATAGGTGCTACTACAAGGGTGGGACTTTTAACAGCACCACTAAGAGATAGGTTTGGGGTACTATGTCCTATGGAGTTTTATGGAGAAGATGAACTCAGTGAAATTATAGTCAGATCAGCTGAAATACTTAAAGTAAAAATAGAAATGGATGCAGCTTTTGAAATAGGAAAAAGGTCTAGGGGAACTCCTAGAATTGCAAACAGATTATTAAAGCGAGTTAGAGATTATTCCGAGGTTAAGGGCAATGGTGTAATAGATGTTAGAACAAGTCAAGCGGCTCTTGAAATGATGGAAGTTGATAATGAAGGTTTTGATAGTATAGACAATAAAATATTAAAAGCTATAATTGATAATTTTAATGGAGGACCTGTGGGAGTAGAAACCTTGGCGTATTTTATAGGAGAAGAGTTAGATACTATACAAGATGTGTATGAGCCTTATCTACTCCAAAAAGGTTTTATAATAAGAACCCCAAGAGGTAGAGTGGCATCGGACAGTGCCTATAGACATTTTAATAGAAAGAGAAGTACAAATTCTAAAAAGAATTTTAATCAGTCTTCATTGTTTGATGACAAAATGTGA